The Zootoca vivipara chromosome 4, rZooViv1.1, whole genome shotgun sequence genome has a segment encoding these proteins:
- the SENP7 gene encoding sentrin-specific protease 7 isoform X1 produces MAGWGRGCMRGESLLSQPRRGKAGRIEARKPRRLKRNARHVAAWLGFPTKEKAAGRRLFRKCAGQAKRLPAPLRINKAECARRGGVAFPWPAATMEGHGKNSSSSLPKYRIPKKKSSQSDDVHVQSPLSRLSPPWDRTLQEWTSRSKNNNFYANWGRKRPFEKRYIDDEGPAFGQPKVILTNVLKTEIGRKYIKTQLITDITHGVQLQSDQQTSPSVDSVEIRQILSPLQQNLFISRRQPKVTLTDVLRTKTGRKYIQRHLLTDPNLSDANKLQSHEQTSSTIASLESCQKISSQESSILPKRHGTSQRRPNDQKPYKDAETHSTFLTLKRCDVILEDCNIKNKERDRPEKTRKDSKNLYPGLREASFQNSESRKRRSDVFSNQRNIYSSPKSPLPSKEQRTEPIQLPGCRSSGENCPSHTHSPQQENIPQPLEMDCSEAFASTNENTAAHCPGEKWSYSSPKRKQPSVTSKDELVSPLLSSAQKKKSNTTLPPKEPLNRSERSKKSADSTEPIVLSSDEEEGPAETEDPERDLQTGESLKPEEEEMEQEAALPLSEGQLSQVAAESETEQVSAEPLQPCSSADHSTFGDQMGLALDINFEMIYIGKYKGKATGCARFTVSYIQIPFEVAHKKIELSVDSVHLRKFGLWMNKDSSTSRSCNTIFLWLSSDYVEQIEKQIGTLILNKQAKNAEFIFIKLPQLLTEDDQVILKKIIVEVRKKNASPDLCDSLQWQDAFLFLKDIPKEENAFLDHCYESYQQHLQKDSTSVLMEPPPRESKPSLNKPSYMLLQKPNNGHYSFSITSVQKNEWKELRVTGPVRNLIVYPPPPAKGGLGVTREDLECLEYGEFLNDVIIDFYLKYLLLEKAPKELAERSHIFSSFFYKCLTRTEASTEENPNLSIAQRRHGRVKRWTRHVNIFSKDYIFVPVNEESHWYIALICFPWLEEVVYEDCPDQGSLQSCSQQSSCQPEIKHDTVRTETVLVFNDTRSDKEQPDLNSNLQPKDNVQQATVSPGLDHKALKSSSSTSKIKKICKRPCILILDSLKASSVQNTVQVLREYLEAECEAKRTFRVFDKSTMVDFCPRVPKQNNNSDCGVYLLQYVETFFQNPIVNFDLPMHLERWFPRQMVRSKREEIRDLVLQLHLQQQSGTKS; encoded by the exons ATGGCGGGGTGGGGGCGTGGATGCATGCGAGGGGAGAGCCTCCTCAGCCAGCCCCGGAGAGGCAAAGCGGGGCGGATAGAGGCCCGAAAGCCGAGGAGGCTGAAGCGCAACGCCCGGCACGTGGCCGCCTGGCTCGGCTTCCCCACCAAAGAGAAAGCGGCGGGGCGGCGCCTGTTCCGGAAGTGCGCAGGGCAGGCCAAGCGGCTCCCGGCGCCACTCCGGATCAACAAAGCCGAGTGCGCTCGGAGGGGTGGCGTGGCTTTTCCGTGGCCAG CAGCAACTATGGAGGGACATGGAAAAAATTCATCATCAAGTCTGCCTAAA TATCGAATACCAAAGAAGAAATCCTCACAGTCAGATGATGTCCATGTTCAGTCCCCACTGTCAAGACTTTCCCCCCCGTGGGATCGCACATTGCAAGAG TGGACATCAAGGTCTAAAAATAACAATTTTTACGCAAACTGGGGAAGAAAAAGACCTTTTGAGAAACGTTACATCGATGATGAAGGACCAGCATTTGG GCAACCCAAAGTTATCTTGACGAATGTCCTGAAGACGGAAATAGGAAGAAAATACATAAAGACACAGCTTATAACTGATATAACTCATGGTGTCCAGTTGCAGTCAGATCAACAAACCTCACCATCTGTTGACAGTGTAGAGATACGGCAAATATTAAGTCCTCTTCAGCAAAACCTTTTTATATCTAGAAG GCAACCCAAAGTTACCTTGACAGATGTTCTGAGGACGAAAACAGGAAGAAAATACATTCAAAGGCACCTTTTAACTGATCCTAATCTATCTGATGCTAACAAGTTGCAATCACATGAACAGACCTCCTCAACCATTGCCAGCCTAGAGTCATGTCAAAAAATAAGCTCTCAAGAAAGCAGTATTTTACCTAAAAG GCATGGGACATCTCAACGAAGGCCGAATGACCAGAAACCATATAAAGATGCAGAAACTCATAGCACTTTTTTGACTTTAAAAAGATGTGACGTGATTCTAGAAG actgtaacataaagaataaagaaagagATCGGCCAGAGAAAACAAGAAAAGATTCCAAGAATCTCTATCCGGGTTTGAGGGAAGCAAGCTTTCAAAACAGTGAGAGCAGAAAAAGAAGGAGTGATGTTTTCTCAAATCAACGTAACATATATTCCTCACCGAAATCACCGCTACCAAGT AAAGAACAGAGAACAGAACCAATTCAGTTACCTGGCTGCAGGAGCTCAGGTGAGAATTGCCCGAGTCACACGCATAGTCCTCAGCAGGAAAATATTCCCCAACCATTGGAAATGGACTGTAGTGAAGCATTTGCCAGCACCAATGAGAACACTGCTGCCCACTGTCCAGGGGAAAAATGGTCCTACTCTTCTCCCAAGAGAAAGCAGCCTTCTGTCACCAGTAAGGATGAGCTGGTTTCCCCACTCCTCAGCTCTGCtcagaaaaagaaatcaaatacAACTCTACCTCCCAAAGAGCCATTGAATAGATCTGAAAGGAGTAAAAAGTCGGCTGATTCAACTGAACCAA TTGTGCTTTCTAGTGATGAAGAAGAGGGACCCGCAGAGACAGAAGATCCAGAGAGAGACCTGCAGACTGGGGAAAGCCTCAAacctgaggaggaggaaatggaacaagAAGCTGCATTACCTTTGTCAGAAGGGCAGCTATCACAGGTTGCAGCTGAAAGTGAAACAGAACAA GTTTCAGCTGAACCGCTTCAACCGTGCTCCTCTGCAGATCATAGCACCTTCGGCGATCAGATGGGTCTTGCCTTAGATATAAATTTTGAAATGATTTATATTGGAAAATATAAAGGAAAAGCAACAGGTTGTGCCAGA tTTACCGTCAGCTACATTCAGATCCCATTTGAAG TGGCTCATAAGAAGATTGAACTGTCAGTGGATTCCGTGCACTTAAGAAAGTTTGGGCTGTGGATGAATAAAGATTCTTCAACTTCGAGGAGCTGCAATACCATTTTTCTTTGGCTGTCATCGGATTATGTGGAGCAGATTGAAAAGCAAATTGGAACACTTATATTAAACAAGCAAG CCAAGAATGCtgagtttatttttattaagcTGCCTCAGCTGCTTACAGAAGATGATCAGGTCATACTGAAAAAAATAATTGTGGAAGTGAGGAAGAAGAATGCCTCTCCAGACCTCTGTGACTCCTTACAGTGGCAGGACGCTTTTCTGTTTCTTAAAGATATCCCAAAGGAAGAAAACGCCTTCCTTGATCATTGCTATGAGTCATACCAGCAGCACTTACAGAAGGACAGCACTTCAGTTCTGATGGAACCACCCCCTCGG GAATCAAAACCAAGCCTCAACAAGCCCAGTTACATGCTACTGCAGAAGCCAAATAATGGTCACTATTCCTTTTCCATCACTTCGGTGCAGAAGAATGAGTGGAAAGAGTTGCGAGTGACTGGACCCGTTCGGAA CTTGATTGTTTACCCTCCCCCACCTGCCAAAGGGGGGCTGGGTGTCACAAGAGAAGATTTGGAGTGTTTAGAGTATGGAGAATTCCTCAATGATGTGATCATTGACTTTTACCTTAA GTATCTGTTGTTGGAAAAAGCCCCCAAAGAACTTGCTGAGCGGTCCCATATATTTAGCAGCTTCTTCTATAAGTGCCTGACAAGGACAGAGGCAAGCACTGAAGAAAACCCTAATCTTTC AATAGCACAAAGAAGACACGGAAGAGTAAAAAGATGGACTCGACATGTAAACATTTTTAGCAAAGACTACATTTTTGTGCCTGTGAATGAAGA GTCTCATTGGTACATTGCACTTATTTGCTTCCCTTGGCTGGAAGAAGTTGTATATGAGGATTGCCCAGATCAAGGTTCACTGCAGTCGTGCTCCCAACAATCTTCATGTCAGCCAGAAATTAAACATGACACTGTTAGAACAGAAACAGTTTTGGTCTTTAATGATACCAGGAGTGATAAAGAGCAGCCAGACTTAAATAGCAACCTACAGCCCAAAG ATAATGTTCAGCAGGCAACTGTGTCCCCAGGATTGGATCACAAAGCTCTCAAA AGCTCCTCAAGCACTTCTAAAATTAAGAAAATTTGCAAAAG gcCATGTATCCTCATCTTAGATTCCCTAAAGGCAAGTTCTGTGCAGAATACAGTTCAGGTCTTGAGAGA aTATCTAGAAGCAGAGTGCGAAGCAAAACGCACATTTCGCGTGTTCGACAAATCAACAATGGTGGATTTCTGTCCGAGAGTCCCCAAGCAGAATAACAATAGCGACTGTGGAGTATATTTACTCCAATATGTGGAAACTTTCTTCCAG AATCCTATTGTTAACTTTGATCTTCCAATGCACTTGGAGCGGTGGTTCCCTCGCCAGATGGTGAGAAGCAAGCGGGAAGAAATTAGAGACTTAGTCTTGCAGCTTCACTTGCAGCAGCAGAGTGGCACCAAAAGCTAG
- the SENP7 gene encoding sentrin-specific protease 7 isoform X2, whose product MAGWGRGCMRGESLLSQPRRGKAGRIEARKPRRLKRNARHVAAWLGFPTKEKAAGRRLFRKCAGQAKRLPAPLRINKAECARRGGVAFPWPAATMEGHGKNSSSSLPKYRIPKKKSSQSDDVHVQSPLSRLSPPWDRTLQEWTSRSKNNNFYANWGRKRPFEKRYIDDEGPAFGQPKVTLTDVLRTKTGRKYIQRHLLTDPNLSDANKLQSHEQTSSTIASLESCQKISSQESSILPKRHGTSQRRPNDQKPYKDAETHSTFLTLKRCDVILEDCNIKNKERDRPEKTRKDSKNLYPGLREASFQNSESRKRRSDVFSNQRNIYSSPKSPLPSKEQRTEPIQLPGCRSSGENCPSHTHSPQQENIPQPLEMDCSEAFASTNENTAAHCPGEKWSYSSPKRKQPSVTSKDELVSPLLSSAQKKKSNTTLPPKEPLNRSERSKKSADSTEPIVLSSDEEEGPAETEDPERDLQTGESLKPEEEEMEQEAALPLSEGQLSQVAAESETEQVSAEPLQPCSSADHSTFGDQMGLALDINFEMIYIGKYKGKATGCARFTVSYIQIPFEVAHKKIELSVDSVHLRKFGLWMNKDSSTSRSCNTIFLWLSSDYVEQIEKQIGTLILNKQAKNAEFIFIKLPQLLTEDDQVILKKIIVEVRKKNASPDLCDSLQWQDAFLFLKDIPKEENAFLDHCYESYQQHLQKDSTSVLMEPPPRESKPSLNKPSYMLLQKPNNGHYSFSITSVQKNEWKELRVTGPVRNLIVYPPPPAKGGLGVTREDLECLEYGEFLNDVIIDFYLKYLLLEKAPKELAERSHIFSSFFYKCLTRTEASTEENPNLSIAQRRHGRVKRWTRHVNIFSKDYIFVPVNEESHWYIALICFPWLEEVVYEDCPDQGSLQSCSQQSSCQPEIKHDTVRTETVLVFNDTRSDKEQPDLNSNLQPKDNVQQATVSPGLDHKALKSSSSTSKIKKICKRPCILILDSLKASSVQNTVQVLREYLEAECEAKRTFRVFDKSTMVDFCPRVPKQNNNSDCGVYLLQYVETFFQNPIVNFDLPMHLERWFPRQMVRSKREEIRDLVLQLHLQQQSGTKS is encoded by the exons ATGGCGGGGTGGGGGCGTGGATGCATGCGAGGGGAGAGCCTCCTCAGCCAGCCCCGGAGAGGCAAAGCGGGGCGGATAGAGGCCCGAAAGCCGAGGAGGCTGAAGCGCAACGCCCGGCACGTGGCCGCCTGGCTCGGCTTCCCCACCAAAGAGAAAGCGGCGGGGCGGCGCCTGTTCCGGAAGTGCGCAGGGCAGGCCAAGCGGCTCCCGGCGCCACTCCGGATCAACAAAGCCGAGTGCGCTCGGAGGGGTGGCGTGGCTTTTCCGTGGCCAG CAGCAACTATGGAGGGACATGGAAAAAATTCATCATCAAGTCTGCCTAAA TATCGAATACCAAAGAAGAAATCCTCACAGTCAGATGATGTCCATGTTCAGTCCCCACTGTCAAGACTTTCCCCCCCGTGGGATCGCACATTGCAAGAG TGGACATCAAGGTCTAAAAATAACAATTTTTACGCAAACTGGGGAAGAAAAAGACCTTTTGAGAAACGTTACATCGATGATGAAGGACCAGCATTTGG GCAACCCAAAGTTACCTTGACAGATGTTCTGAGGACGAAAACAGGAAGAAAATACATTCAAAGGCACCTTTTAACTGATCCTAATCTATCTGATGCTAACAAGTTGCAATCACATGAACAGACCTCCTCAACCATTGCCAGCCTAGAGTCATGTCAAAAAATAAGCTCTCAAGAAAGCAGTATTTTACCTAAAAG GCATGGGACATCTCAACGAAGGCCGAATGACCAGAAACCATATAAAGATGCAGAAACTCATAGCACTTTTTTGACTTTAAAAAGATGTGACGTGATTCTAGAAG actgtaacataaagaataaagaaagagATCGGCCAGAGAAAACAAGAAAAGATTCCAAGAATCTCTATCCGGGTTTGAGGGAAGCAAGCTTTCAAAACAGTGAGAGCAGAAAAAGAAGGAGTGATGTTTTCTCAAATCAACGTAACATATATTCCTCACCGAAATCACCGCTACCAAGT AAAGAACAGAGAACAGAACCAATTCAGTTACCTGGCTGCAGGAGCTCAGGTGAGAATTGCCCGAGTCACACGCATAGTCCTCAGCAGGAAAATATTCCCCAACCATTGGAAATGGACTGTAGTGAAGCATTTGCCAGCACCAATGAGAACACTGCTGCCCACTGTCCAGGGGAAAAATGGTCCTACTCTTCTCCCAAGAGAAAGCAGCCTTCTGTCACCAGTAAGGATGAGCTGGTTTCCCCACTCCTCAGCTCTGCtcagaaaaagaaatcaaatacAACTCTACCTCCCAAAGAGCCATTGAATAGATCTGAAAGGAGTAAAAAGTCGGCTGATTCAACTGAACCAA TTGTGCTTTCTAGTGATGAAGAAGAGGGACCCGCAGAGACAGAAGATCCAGAGAGAGACCTGCAGACTGGGGAAAGCCTCAAacctgaggaggaggaaatggaacaagAAGCTGCATTACCTTTGTCAGAAGGGCAGCTATCACAGGTTGCAGCTGAAAGTGAAACAGAACAA GTTTCAGCTGAACCGCTTCAACCGTGCTCCTCTGCAGATCATAGCACCTTCGGCGATCAGATGGGTCTTGCCTTAGATATAAATTTTGAAATGATTTATATTGGAAAATATAAAGGAAAAGCAACAGGTTGTGCCAGA tTTACCGTCAGCTACATTCAGATCCCATTTGAAG TGGCTCATAAGAAGATTGAACTGTCAGTGGATTCCGTGCACTTAAGAAAGTTTGGGCTGTGGATGAATAAAGATTCTTCAACTTCGAGGAGCTGCAATACCATTTTTCTTTGGCTGTCATCGGATTATGTGGAGCAGATTGAAAAGCAAATTGGAACACTTATATTAAACAAGCAAG CCAAGAATGCtgagtttatttttattaagcTGCCTCAGCTGCTTACAGAAGATGATCAGGTCATACTGAAAAAAATAATTGTGGAAGTGAGGAAGAAGAATGCCTCTCCAGACCTCTGTGACTCCTTACAGTGGCAGGACGCTTTTCTGTTTCTTAAAGATATCCCAAAGGAAGAAAACGCCTTCCTTGATCATTGCTATGAGTCATACCAGCAGCACTTACAGAAGGACAGCACTTCAGTTCTGATGGAACCACCCCCTCGG GAATCAAAACCAAGCCTCAACAAGCCCAGTTACATGCTACTGCAGAAGCCAAATAATGGTCACTATTCCTTTTCCATCACTTCGGTGCAGAAGAATGAGTGGAAAGAGTTGCGAGTGACTGGACCCGTTCGGAA CTTGATTGTTTACCCTCCCCCACCTGCCAAAGGGGGGCTGGGTGTCACAAGAGAAGATTTGGAGTGTTTAGAGTATGGAGAATTCCTCAATGATGTGATCATTGACTTTTACCTTAA GTATCTGTTGTTGGAAAAAGCCCCCAAAGAACTTGCTGAGCGGTCCCATATATTTAGCAGCTTCTTCTATAAGTGCCTGACAAGGACAGAGGCAAGCACTGAAGAAAACCCTAATCTTTC AATAGCACAAAGAAGACACGGAAGAGTAAAAAGATGGACTCGACATGTAAACATTTTTAGCAAAGACTACATTTTTGTGCCTGTGAATGAAGA GTCTCATTGGTACATTGCACTTATTTGCTTCCCTTGGCTGGAAGAAGTTGTATATGAGGATTGCCCAGATCAAGGTTCACTGCAGTCGTGCTCCCAACAATCTTCATGTCAGCCAGAAATTAAACATGACACTGTTAGAACAGAAACAGTTTTGGTCTTTAATGATACCAGGAGTGATAAAGAGCAGCCAGACTTAAATAGCAACCTACAGCCCAAAG ATAATGTTCAGCAGGCAACTGTGTCCCCAGGATTGGATCACAAAGCTCTCAAA AGCTCCTCAAGCACTTCTAAAATTAAGAAAATTTGCAAAAG gcCATGTATCCTCATCTTAGATTCCCTAAAGGCAAGTTCTGTGCAGAATACAGTTCAGGTCTTGAGAGA aTATCTAGAAGCAGAGTGCGAAGCAAAACGCACATTTCGCGTGTTCGACAAATCAACAATGGTGGATTTCTGTCCGAGAGTCCCCAAGCAGAATAACAATAGCGACTGTGGAGTATATTTACTCCAATATGTGGAAACTTTCTTCCAG AATCCTATTGTTAACTTTGATCTTCCAATGCACTTGGAGCGGTGGTTCCCTCGCCAGATGGTGAGAAGCAAGCGGGAAGAAATTAGAGACTTAGTCTTGCAGCTTCACTTGCAGCAGCAGAGTGGCACCAAAAGCTAG
- the SENP7 gene encoding sentrin-specific protease 7 isoform X4 translates to MAGWGRGCMRGESLLSQPRRGKAGRIEARKPRRLKRNARHVAAWLGFPTKEKAAGRRLFRKCAGQAKRLPAPLRINKAECARRGGVAFPWPAATMEGHGKNSSSSLPKYRIPKKKSSQSDDVHVQSPLSRLSPPWDRTLQEWTSRSKNNNFYANWGRKRPFEKRYIDDEGPAFGHGTSQRRPNDQKPYKDAETHSTFLTLKRCDVILEDCNIKNKERDRPEKTRKDSKNLYPGLREASFQNSESRKRRSDVFSNQRNIYSSPKSPLPSKEQRTEPIQLPGCRSSGENCPSHTHSPQQENIPQPLEMDCSEAFASTNENTAAHCPGEKWSYSSPKRKQPSVTSKDELVSPLLSSAQKKKSNTTLPPKEPLNRSERSKKSADSTEPIVLSSDEEEGPAETEDPERDLQTGESLKPEEEEMEQEAALPLSEGQLSQVAAESETEQVSAEPLQPCSSADHSTFGDQMGLALDINFEMIYIGKYKGKATGCARFTVSYIQIPFEVAHKKIELSVDSVHLRKFGLWMNKDSSTSRSCNTIFLWLSSDYVEQIEKQIGTLILNKQAKNAEFIFIKLPQLLTEDDQVILKKIIVEVRKKNASPDLCDSLQWQDAFLFLKDIPKEENAFLDHCYESYQQHLQKDSTSVLMEPPPRESKPSLNKPSYMLLQKPNNGHYSFSITSVQKNEWKELRVTGPVRNLIVYPPPPAKGGLGVTREDLECLEYGEFLNDVIIDFYLKYLLLEKAPKELAERSHIFSSFFYKCLTRTEASTEENPNLSIAQRRHGRVKRWTRHVNIFSKDYIFVPVNEESHWYIALICFPWLEEVVYEDCPDQGSLQSCSQQSSCQPEIKHDTVRTETVLVFNDTRSDKEQPDLNSNLQPKDNVQQATVSPGLDHKALKSSSSTSKIKKICKRPCILILDSLKASSVQNTVQVLREYLEAECEAKRTFRVFDKSTMVDFCPRVPKQNNNSDCGVYLLQYVETFFQNPIVNFDLPMHLERWFPRQMVRSKREEIRDLVLQLHLQQQSGTKS, encoded by the exons ATGGCGGGGTGGGGGCGTGGATGCATGCGAGGGGAGAGCCTCCTCAGCCAGCCCCGGAGAGGCAAAGCGGGGCGGATAGAGGCCCGAAAGCCGAGGAGGCTGAAGCGCAACGCCCGGCACGTGGCCGCCTGGCTCGGCTTCCCCACCAAAGAGAAAGCGGCGGGGCGGCGCCTGTTCCGGAAGTGCGCAGGGCAGGCCAAGCGGCTCCCGGCGCCACTCCGGATCAACAAAGCCGAGTGCGCTCGGAGGGGTGGCGTGGCTTTTCCGTGGCCAG CAGCAACTATGGAGGGACATGGAAAAAATTCATCATCAAGTCTGCCTAAA TATCGAATACCAAAGAAGAAATCCTCACAGTCAGATGATGTCCATGTTCAGTCCCCACTGTCAAGACTTTCCCCCCCGTGGGATCGCACATTGCAAGAG TGGACATCAAGGTCTAAAAATAACAATTTTTACGCAAACTGGGGAAGAAAAAGACCTTTTGAGAAACGTTACATCGATGATGAAGGACCAGCATTTGG GCATGGGACATCTCAACGAAGGCCGAATGACCAGAAACCATATAAAGATGCAGAAACTCATAGCACTTTTTTGACTTTAAAAAGATGTGACGTGATTCTAGAAG actgtaacataaagaataaagaaagagATCGGCCAGAGAAAACAAGAAAAGATTCCAAGAATCTCTATCCGGGTTTGAGGGAAGCAAGCTTTCAAAACAGTGAGAGCAGAAAAAGAAGGAGTGATGTTTTCTCAAATCAACGTAACATATATTCCTCACCGAAATCACCGCTACCAAGT AAAGAACAGAGAACAGAACCAATTCAGTTACCTGGCTGCAGGAGCTCAGGTGAGAATTGCCCGAGTCACACGCATAGTCCTCAGCAGGAAAATATTCCCCAACCATTGGAAATGGACTGTAGTGAAGCATTTGCCAGCACCAATGAGAACACTGCTGCCCACTGTCCAGGGGAAAAATGGTCCTACTCTTCTCCCAAGAGAAAGCAGCCTTCTGTCACCAGTAAGGATGAGCTGGTTTCCCCACTCCTCAGCTCTGCtcagaaaaagaaatcaaatacAACTCTACCTCCCAAAGAGCCATTGAATAGATCTGAAAGGAGTAAAAAGTCGGCTGATTCAACTGAACCAA TTGTGCTTTCTAGTGATGAAGAAGAGGGACCCGCAGAGACAGAAGATCCAGAGAGAGACCTGCAGACTGGGGAAAGCCTCAAacctgaggaggaggaaatggaacaagAAGCTGCATTACCTTTGTCAGAAGGGCAGCTATCACAGGTTGCAGCTGAAAGTGAAACAGAACAA GTTTCAGCTGAACCGCTTCAACCGTGCTCCTCTGCAGATCATAGCACCTTCGGCGATCAGATGGGTCTTGCCTTAGATATAAATTTTGAAATGATTTATATTGGAAAATATAAAGGAAAAGCAACAGGTTGTGCCAGA tTTACCGTCAGCTACATTCAGATCCCATTTGAAG TGGCTCATAAGAAGATTGAACTGTCAGTGGATTCCGTGCACTTAAGAAAGTTTGGGCTGTGGATGAATAAAGATTCTTCAACTTCGAGGAGCTGCAATACCATTTTTCTTTGGCTGTCATCGGATTATGTGGAGCAGATTGAAAAGCAAATTGGAACACTTATATTAAACAAGCAAG CCAAGAATGCtgagtttatttttattaagcTGCCTCAGCTGCTTACAGAAGATGATCAGGTCATACTGAAAAAAATAATTGTGGAAGTGAGGAAGAAGAATGCCTCTCCAGACCTCTGTGACTCCTTACAGTGGCAGGACGCTTTTCTGTTTCTTAAAGATATCCCAAAGGAAGAAAACGCCTTCCTTGATCATTGCTATGAGTCATACCAGCAGCACTTACAGAAGGACAGCACTTCAGTTCTGATGGAACCACCCCCTCGG GAATCAAAACCAAGCCTCAACAAGCCCAGTTACATGCTACTGCAGAAGCCAAATAATGGTCACTATTCCTTTTCCATCACTTCGGTGCAGAAGAATGAGTGGAAAGAGTTGCGAGTGACTGGACCCGTTCGGAA CTTGATTGTTTACCCTCCCCCACCTGCCAAAGGGGGGCTGGGTGTCACAAGAGAAGATTTGGAGTGTTTAGAGTATGGAGAATTCCTCAATGATGTGATCATTGACTTTTACCTTAA GTATCTGTTGTTGGAAAAAGCCCCCAAAGAACTTGCTGAGCGGTCCCATATATTTAGCAGCTTCTTCTATAAGTGCCTGACAAGGACAGAGGCAAGCACTGAAGAAAACCCTAATCTTTC AATAGCACAAAGAAGACACGGAAGAGTAAAAAGATGGACTCGACATGTAAACATTTTTAGCAAAGACTACATTTTTGTGCCTGTGAATGAAGA GTCTCATTGGTACATTGCACTTATTTGCTTCCCTTGGCTGGAAGAAGTTGTATATGAGGATTGCCCAGATCAAGGTTCACTGCAGTCGTGCTCCCAACAATCTTCATGTCAGCCAGAAATTAAACATGACACTGTTAGAACAGAAACAGTTTTGGTCTTTAATGATACCAGGAGTGATAAAGAGCAGCCAGACTTAAATAGCAACCTACAGCCCAAAG ATAATGTTCAGCAGGCAACTGTGTCCCCAGGATTGGATCACAAAGCTCTCAAA AGCTCCTCAAGCACTTCTAAAATTAAGAAAATTTGCAAAAG gcCATGTATCCTCATCTTAGATTCCCTAAAGGCAAGTTCTGTGCAGAATACAGTTCAGGTCTTGAGAGA aTATCTAGAAGCAGAGTGCGAAGCAAAACGCACATTTCGCGTGTTCGACAAATCAACAATGGTGGATTTCTGTCCGAGAGTCCCCAAGCAGAATAACAATAGCGACTGTGGAGTATATTTACTCCAATATGTGGAAACTTTCTTCCAG AATCCTATTGTTAACTTTGATCTTCCAATGCACTTGGAGCGGTGGTTCCCTCGCCAGATGGTGAGAAGCAAGCGGGAAGAAATTAGAGACTTAGTCTTGCAGCTTCACTTGCAGCAGCAGAGTGGCACCAAAAGCTAG